AGATTGATATTGTACCAATTGAATATTACTTTGCGTTTATCGTAAATGCTCAAACTGGTGTGTTGAAGCAATGGGTTAAAAACGGAATGAAAGAAACAAAGCATGAAGTAGCAACCTATGCATATACACTTGCTTATAATGGTCCACTTAAATTGATGCACGCTTCTATAAAAGAGAGATTAAATCAATAAAGAAATTAGCAATAAATGAAAGAAAATAATATGAATCGCTGGTGATAATATGAAAATTTTTACAATTGGACATTCAACATATACGACAAATGAATTTTTAGAAATGCTGAAAGAAGCCAATATTGATTATCTGGTAGATATTCGCGCTTTTCCGTACAGTAAGAAACATCCTCAGTTTAATGGGGATGTGCTAGCTGACGCATTAAATCAACATAATATCGAGTATCAGCATATCGAACAACTCGGAGGTAGACGAGGTCAGTCTGGTGAGGTAGGAGAGTCGTTAAACGCTGCATGGAACAATGCTTCATTTCATAACTATGCCGATTATACTTTAGAAGAAGATTTTAAATATGGAATTGAGAATTTATTGAATATTGCAGAGCAGTATAATGTTACAATTATGTGTTCAGAAAGACATCCTGCACGATGTCATCGATTAATTATCAGTAATTATTTAGTAGCTCATGAACATGATGTTACACATATTATAAGAAGTAATCAGTCAGTGACTTTAGAAGAGCACAAATTAGGACAATGGGGTGCAATGCCGATTATTGAAGAGGATGCCGAAGTTGTATATCCAGATTTGAGTGATAACAAATAAAAAGAGTCGAGAACATAAGTAATTTTTTATACCATAATTACTTATGTCCTAGGCTCATTTTTTTATTTCCTAGGTGATATGAATATCAATTGTTAGTAATTGCAAACTATACCACGTACTTTATGCTTTCCTGAAGGTAGTTTCTTCTTACCTTGTATTCCGAAATATTCTTCTAATGTAACGCTATTTGCTTTAATACGTTTTGCATGCGTAGCTCCTACATAACGTATATGCCATGGTTCGTACATAAAGCCTGTGATGTTTTCCTTTCCTTTTAAATACCGGATGATAAATCCGTATTTATGGGCATTTTTCTGTAAGTAATTCGATGCTTTAGTATATTCAAATGCAGTGGTTAAAGTACCGTAATTTGTGCCATCTTTAATGTCCATGGCAAGCCCCAATTGATGTTCACTCGTACCAGGTCTTGCTGAAATACGGTTGGCATAAGCTTGTCCATAAGTGTAAACATAATTATTATACAAATATTGCTGTGTCGCATAGGATCTAAAACCATATGCACCGGGCTGGCCTACAATATCCAGTATAATACCTTGTCTTTTCGCATTGGCTTTCATTTTGTTATACGCTTTAATCATCAATTTATTTGCACCTGGATTGTATTTATGAGACATTGCATACTTCTTATTCGCTATTGGAACGTTGTTAATCCTAGAAACTGCTTTGTTACTTACTGAAATGTAACAACTTTTAGTAGTTACCGCTTGAACATCATGCATTGGAAATAGTGATGAGATAATAATTAAACTTGCTGATGATAAAATAATGAATGGTTTCATCGTGATTTCTCCGGTTTGTATATAATTTCCAAATTAATTATATGATTCAAATTTAAATTATTCAATATTCAATATTGAGAAATACGATAATGATTACTTATCAAACTTTTGTAAGCGTTTTAAAAATAATTCTTGTTATTTTCGATTTTCCGATTATTATATAGTCTATGGATTATAAAATAAATGCGATAGAAATTCGAATTGACGGAGTGAAAAACATTGAATAATAAAAAATTAAGCTTGTTTTCTTTAATAACGATGGTAATCGGCGCCATGATTGGTGGAGGTGCCTTTAATTTAATTTCAGACATGGGTGCACAGGCGGGTGGTCTTGCGATTATCATTGGATGGATAATTACAGGTGTAGGTATGATTACGTTAGCTTTAAGCTTCCAGAACTTAACGAATGTAAGAGCTGATTTAGACGGGGGCATATATAGCTATGCTAAAGCTGGATTTGGCGATTATATGGGCTTTAATGCGGCCTGGGGATATTGGTTTAGCACGTTACTTGGGAATGTTGCATATGGTACACTATTGATGACGGCACTTGGTACTTTTATTCCTACATTTGAAGGTGGACATAATGTTCCGAGTATAGTATTCGCTTCAGTAATCTTATGGGGTGTTTTATATTTAATATCTAAAGGGGTTAAGAATGCTGCATTTGTTAATACGGTTGTAACGATTGCAAAACTCGTTCCAATCTTCGCGTTTATTATTACGCTGATAGCTGTTTTTAATTTTGATACCTTTATGAAAGGTTTTTATGGTATGACGGCGCAAGGTGGGAAGTCTTTTGACTTCTTAGACACGATGGCTCAAGTTAAAAGTACGATGGTGGTAACGGTATGGGCGTTCCTAGGAGTTGAAGGGGCTGTCGTTTTCTCAAGTCGTGCTAAAACGAGAAGTGATGTAGGTAAAGCGACAATCATTGGTCTTGTCAGCGTGTTGATTATCTATATATTGATTACAATCCTCGCACAAGGGGTGATTGTTCAGAATAAGATCGAAACATTGAGCAACCCTTCAATGGCTGCTGTTATGGAGCATATTGTAGGAAAATGGGGTTCAGTATTTATCAATATTGGGCTCATGATTTCGGTAATGGGTGCATGGCTCGGTTGGTCACTACTTGCTGCAGAAGTACCGAACTTAGCTGCAAAAGATAAAATATTCCCAGCCTGGTTTGGTAAAGACAATAAAAATGGGGCACCTGTTAATTCAGCATTCGTTACATTTTTGATTATTCAGGCATTCTTTATCACGTTATTATTTACTGATAAAGCATATAAATTTGCCTTTAGCCTATCATCTTCAGCAATTCTTTTACCTTATGCATTTAGTGCATTTTATCAGTTGAAGTATAGCATGCAACATAAACTGCCAGCTAAACAAATTATTATAGGAAGTATCGCTTCTATTTATAGTATTGGATTAGTACTTGCAGCTGGAATTGAATACTTATTATTAACGATGATGTTGTTTTTCCCTGGTATATTTGTATATCGCCTTGTTCAGAAGAAACATAGTAGAGCAGTGACAAATGTCGATAAGATGATCTTTGTTGCACTAGGCATCTTCTCGGTAATAGGCATTTACTATTTAGCGAGTGGCATGAGTACTGTATTTTAGTTAAATGACAAGATTAAGGAGGAAATTATGAAAATTATTATTAGAATGATTCTTGGTATATTATTCACCTTCGCAGGGATATTACATTTCTTACGTGAACCCAATTTCACGAAGATTATTCCGTCGTATATTCCATTTAAGAAAGAGATTACGTATATTACAGGTGTTATGGAAGTGATAATGGGGATATATTTATGCATGAAACGTCCAGGTGATAATGCGAAGAAATGGATCAATCGCTTCTTACTGGCAGTACTTCCTGCAAACGTCTATATGGCGAGAAAGCAGCTTCCACTTGGTGATAAGCAGTTGTCTCAACCTGTACTCTATGGAAGATTACCATTACAGTTTGTATTGATGAAATTGATAAAGTGGTTGTAGTATATTTATAAAAAGCAGCTAAAGCGTGTATACACTTTAGCTGTTTTTTGTATTACGCTGTAATTCAATTAGTTGTTTATTTTGTTTAACGATTTCATCTGTGTTCCGTCTTATTTTATAGATGTCCATAAATGATAAGAAAAACATGATCATTATTACGATTCCAATAATAGTATTTCCCATTCAAACCAACACCTTTCTTTTGGTATATTATACCATAAATGTTATAGTGTTGATTGAAGTGATGATTATTTATATTCACTAATACTTTGTATTAATGTTTTTACCTCATCGTTGATAGTTTCATCCTGGAACCATCCATCTTCTCTTTCGATACGTTTGTTATAACTGATAAGCAGTTGCCATTCATCTGTTAAAGTAGCGCCCATAATACTTAAGTGTCTATTTAACGCTTCCATTGCATACTTCCCGATTGGAGAATGAATGACAAAGGCGGTCGGTTTCTGCATTAGGGTAGATTCAGACAGCATCCATTCTAGTGCATTCTTTAAGATTGCTGGCACACCTCCCATATATTCTGGACTCACAATAACTAGAAAATCTGCATTCTTCACTTTCTCTCTCATTTGATTAACGACTGAGTAATACTCCTGATATTCTGTTTGTGGATTAAAGAGTGGTAACTCTTTTATTTCATGGATTACTTCAAACGTATGTCCTTTAACTTCTAGCTCTTGGCCAATCTTTTCAAGGACCTTTAAGTTCGTTGAGTTTTCATAAGGGTTCCCGCTTATACCTACAATTTTCATAATTTCACCTGCTCGTATTATTGTTTTGTAATTAGACAGTAACGGTATCATTAGAAATAATCAAGAATTTGGTTTAATATATCAAATAAATATTAAGTAAATCACTTTCAAAAGTATATTAACTATTATTAAATAGAGATATGACTGAGTATAGAAATTTATGTATATAGATTGGAGATAGCGATGACTTTATTTAATAACTTGGAATGGACGAGAGAACCAAATCATTATGAAATTTCACATGAAACAATAAAGATAATGACAGAGCCCCATACTGATCTTTGGCAAAGAACATATTATGGATTCCGGAATGATAATGCGCCGGTGCTTCAAATGACGAGCGATGAACGTTTCTTTTCTTTTACCGTAAAGACGCAATTTAATACGAAACATCGATTTGATCAATGTGGTATTGCGTTATATCTGAATAGTGATAATTGGTTAAAAGCTTCAATTGAATACGAGAACAAAGATTTCCAGCGACTTGGGAGCGTTGTCACGAATGATGGATACTCTGACTGGGCTTCATTTGATATTGATAGTTCTGTTAAAGAGATGTGGTATCGTCTGAGTCGTCGCGAATCGGATTACTGTATCGAATATTCTGAAGATGGAAGTCGATTTAAACAGATGAGAATTTGTCATCTGAATCAAGGAGATGGAGAGATCAGGTTTGGTATTTATGCATGTTCTCCTGAAGATTCTTCATTTGAAGCGGTATTTACGAACATGGAAGTTGGACCGTGTAAGTGGGAACAGCATGTTTAATCATATATAGGCGAGGTTATTTGACAGAAGGAGCATCTTCATTTAATATACCCCTATAGGTATTTAAGAGGAGGAGTTGTATGTTTTCATTTTTTAAATCTGTACCATCTATTACAACGACAGAATTAGAATCGTTATTACAGCAAAAAGTTAATCTCATAGACGTTAGAACACCTGCAGAGTTTAAAGCGGGGCATATTAGAGGAGCTAAGAATGTTCCGTTACCTTATGTTGAGGATTATAAAGGACAAGGTCCTGTCTATGTAATCTGTCAATCTGGTATGCGTAGTAAACGTGCAGCTAAAGTCATGAAGAAGAATGGTATTGATGTTACAAATGTTCGTGGTGGAATGAGCGCTTGGCGTGGTAAGCGCGTTCAAGGTAAGAAATAGTGATCAGATTATCTGATTGCTATTTTTTTGTGACAAAAATCAGACGATTTATAAAGATGTATTTAAAATATAACTTTAAAGTGTATAATCGATTTATAGACTACGGATAAAATCAATGGGGTGAGGATATGATCGATTATAATGAGAAACCGTTCATCGTCATTTGGGAAGTGACAAGAGCTTGTGAGTTACATTGTTTACACTGTCGTGCAGAAGCGCAACTTAATAGAAATCCATATGAGCTATCAACAGAGGAAGGTAAAGCATTGATTGATGATATTGCGAAGATGGATGGGCCTATGCTGGTGTTTACCGGAGGAGATCCATTGATGCGTGATGATATATTTGAACTCAGCGCTTATGCTGTAGAAAAAGGTGTCCGTGTATCAATGACACCGAGTGCGACTCCGAATGTAACAAAGGAGAATATGGAACGTGCAAGAGATGTTGGTTTGGCGCGCTGGGCCTTTAGTATTGATGGTCATACGAAAGAGATCCATGATCATTTCAGAGGTACTGAAGGCAGCTTCGACTTAACGATGCGTGCCATCGATTACTTAAAGGAATTAAAGATGCCGCTTCAGATTAATACTGTTATCAGCCGATATAATATTGATTATTTAGAAGAGATGGCAGAGATGGTTGAAGCGCTAGGCTGTGTGTTATGGAGTGTATTCTTCTTAGTCCCTACAGGACGTGGAAAGACAGAAGATATGGTTTCTCCTGAAGAACATGAGCGTGTGTTTAGATTCTTGAATAAATTAAGAAAAACAGCATCGTTCGGTATTAAGACGACATCAGCGCAACACTATCGTCGTGTCGTATTACAAGAACAAATTCGTGACATGAAGAAAAAAGGGACGTTCGATGCGATAAAGTATGAAGATAGTTTAACGACGATGGATATTAATACGATTGACGGGTTAGGACGCGCACCAAAAGGGGTTAATGATGGGAATGGTTTTGTATTCGTATCTCATTTAGGGCACGTCTATCCAAGTGGATTACTCCCTGTAAATTGTGGTAATGTCAGACATCAGCCATTAAGTGAGATATATGTCGATTCTCCCATTCTTCAAAACTTACGTAATCCCGATCTCTTTAAAGGTAAATGTGGAATGTGTGAATTCCGATATGTATGTGGAGGTTCAAGAAGTCGTGCGTATGCAGTAACAGGTGATTATATGGAATCAGAGCCTTATTGTGTATATCAACCGAAAGCATGGATTAGACATAAACGTAGTTTACAGTTGAAGGGTTAATAAATAGAGTTATGAATTTATCATTTAGAAGAGGCTATTTAAAAAATATTGAATCATTCTACGTTTGTCGGGTATAAGTATTAAAAAAGGATGATTTTATGAATAGAACACGATTAATTGCTACAGCAGTAACAGCAGGTTTTATTGGAGGCATGGTGAAAATGGGTTATGAGAATCTATTACCGCCAAGAACACCTGAAAGGGAAAAGGAAACACCACCTGAAACTTTATTAAGACAAGCAGGTGTGCCTGAAAGTATTAGAAACTTTACTTACACTTATTCAGGGCAGCAACTGCCACTTACTACTTATATCGTACATCATAGTTTTTCAATAGGAGCAGCTGTACCTTATGCGCTATTAAAAGATAAACTTCCAGTGCTTTCTTTAGGAAAAGGAAGTCTTTATGGAACAGGTGTATTTGTACTATTTCATGAGTTGATACTGCCACTGACAAAAACAATACCAGCACCTAAAGATCAACCATTTGAAGAACATTTTTCAGAGTTGTTAGGCCATATCGTCTGGATGTATACAATAGATCGTATTTTAAAAAGTGAAATGAAATAAAATAAGCTATAAATTAAATATAAAAATGGATTCTAGACAATTGTGTTTAGAATCCTTTTTTAGAAATAAAATATCATTTTTTTATTAAAATTTGAGCATATTCCTTTCGATGTTACATAATCTGATGTTATACTATTTGAGTAACATTGATGGAGGTCATTATGAATAAATCGAATCCAATTAAACACCTTTCAGACATTGAGAAATTCAAATCATATTTCGAACATCATGAGCGAGATTGGTTATTATTTTCGATTGGTATTAATATCCCTGTAAAAACAAATACGCTATTATCGCTTAAACCTTCAGAGCTTAATCGTGAAGAAGATTTATATTATTTTATCGTAAATGAACATACGATTTATTTAAGTGAAGAAATTAGTGATAGACTTCGTGCTTATATAGTAGAACATGCTATTTCTGATGATGAATACATATTTAAATCGACTAAAACAAAGCGTGTATTAACGCGTCAGCAATTTCATAGAATATTAACTGATGCAAAAAAAGATGTCCATTATTCGGGAGTATTAGGGTCTCAGGCTCTTAAAAAGACATTCGCATATCAAGCATATGTACAAGGTGTGGATATTCGTCAAATTCAGCAAATTTGCGGACATCATACAAAAGCTGAAACGTATAAATTTATCGATGTTAATTATGAAGATGCACGATTTATTCAATTAAATTTATAGAGAGGATGTGTTGCATGTTATTTTTAATTTTTTTAGCAGGACTTTTATTATTATTATTTCTCCAACTATTAGATCCATTTATTAGAAAACCAGTCTTTGGAATTGTTACTTTATGTTATCCCCTTGTATCATTAATTATTTTTTTAAGTTCTCCAGAGCGTATAGAGAATACATATTCATGGATTCCTTCAGCACAGCTTTTTATATCGTTTAAACGGGATCCGATATCCGATTTATTTTTCGTCTTAATATCCGTAATAAGTATCATCGTAATATTTTATAGTTTGTTCTACATGAATACTTATAAACGCCATCTTTATTTTTATAGTTCTTTACTCCTTTTTATCTTTTCAATGTACGGTATCGTACTCGCTAATCATTTAATCGTATTATATTTTTTCTGGGAACTTACGAGTGTTGCAAGCTTTTTATTGATTGCATTCACAAATCATCGCAATGCTTCATTCGAAGGCGCATTGAAATCGTTTATCATTACAGTGATTGGTGGTTCAATCATGCTTGTAGGATTTATAATACTAGGCGCACTGTATGGTACGTTCCAAATCGATGAAATTTTAGATGCTGCTCATTCTGCTGATACTTTAATGCTGGTTGCGCTTGTCTTTATTTTGTTCGGTGCATTTACAAAATCAGCACAATTTCCGTTTCACATCTGGTTACCCGATGCAATGGAAGCACCGACTCCTGTGAGTGCATTACTTCATTCAGCAACGATGGTTAAAGCGGGGATATATTTATTGATCAAATTAATGCCGCTCTATTATGGGTACCATTCTTTATCGACTGTAATCATAGCTGTAGGTATCACAACGATGCTGATGGGAAGCTTTGTAGCAATCACAAAACATGATTTAAAAGGGGTACTCGCATATTCAACGATTAGTCAGCTCGGAATGATGATGACGCTTATAGGTGTAATAACGTTAAATAGTACATATGTAGATGAGCACGTGAGAACAATCGGATTCACTGCTTTAATATTTCTGATTGTAAGTCATGCATGTTATAAAGCGACTTTATTTATGGGGACGGGCGTTATTGATTTACATATGAAAACTCGTGATTTAAGAAAGTTATCGGGTTTAAGGCATACATTGCCGATTACCTTTATAACCATGACTATTAGCGCGCTCGCAATGGCTGGTGTTCCGTTTTTTAGTGGTTATATTGCAAAAGAAATGTTTATCACAACGTTATATGAGTTGAAACAAGAACATATTTTATTAATGATTCTATTAATATTAGCGGTCATTGGAAGCATAGGAACATTTATCTACTCGTTTATATTGATTATTCGTCCATTCTTCGGTCCTATTACAACTCAAAGTATAGATTTTAAAACAAAGTGGATAACGCTAGGTCAGATCATCTTGTCTATTTGTACGCTCGGCCTGTTCTTTGTTCCAAATGTTTTACGAGATATTACAGAGAATATTGCTTTACATGAAATTCATCCAATAAAAGTATGGCACGGATTTAATGGTCCTCTCTTTTTAACGTTATTTATCTTTACAATCGGAGCCGTCATTTTATACCACAAATACTATACAAAACTCTATGGATTATTTGAAATGTACAATATTAATCTACTGTATGAAGGCAGTGGTAAAGTACTTAAACGAATATCTCGGTATGTCATTAAACGAGTAACACAAGGTAATTTAAGTACGTATATCATATACTTTTTAATCTTTATATTGATTTTCACATTACCATTCACGCGCTCTTTATTAAAACTTAAAGCAACTGTAGATTTCACTGCTCCAGTATATATTTACATCATCAGCTTTATTATGATGACGAGTGCGATGAATATATTATTTGTAAAAAATAGAATGGCTGCAGTCGTATTAGTAGGTGTAGTAGGTTATGGCGTAAGTATTTTCTTCATGCACTTGCATGCACCTGATCTGGCACTAACCCAGCTTGTGATAGAAACGATTACAACTGTATTATTTCTCGCTTGTTTTTATTACTTACCAAATTTAAAGAAAGATATGACTCCGCTTCCTTTTAAAGTGATAAAGCACGTTATTGCACTGAGCATGTCATTATTTGTCGGGTTGTTAATGATAAAGAGTGACAGTATGAATGTATTTCCTACTATTGCTGATTACTATAATGATAGTTATAAACTTACTGGGGCAAAGAATATCGTAAATAGTATACTTGGTGATTTTAGAGCATTTGATACGTTATTAGAGGGTGTTGTAATTATGATTGTCGGATTAGGTATTTATACAATATTGAGGAAAGGAAGAGTTGATGAGAGAAAATGATCTATTACTGGAAAATATATCTAAGATAGTGATATATATTATTTTGACCTTTGGATTTTATATATTCTTTAATGGACATAATGCACCAGGGGGTGGATTTGTCGGTGGGCTCGTATTTAGTTCAGCATTTATTTTAATGTTTTTGACTTTCGATGCGAAACGTATAAAAAAAATACTGCCGTTTCAGTTTCATCGTTTAATAACAGTTGGAAGTTTAATATCTATATCAGTGATGATCGTACCTGTGTTCTTTGGCCATGAACTATTGTTCCATGAAGATTTATATGTTGAATTGCCGATAATACATGAAATTCACTTGTCGTCTGTTACTATATTTGAGTTCGGTATTTTACTGACTGTAATAGGAGTAGTGATGACAGTATTATTGTCAATAGTAGGTGAGTCATCATGACATTACTTGTTATTGTTACAATGCTCCTTGTGTACGTAGGTATGAATTTAATATTATCAAAAGGGCTGATCAGAATTGTATTAGGCACGAGTATATTAAGTCATGCGGCACATCTTTTCTTAATATATATGAGCTTTAATAATGGGGAGTTCCCGTTTGACAAAGCCTCTAAAACTCAAGTTGATGCAATTCCGCAAGCTTTGATTTTAACTGCAATTGTCATTAGTTTTGCGACTACAGCATTATTGCTCGTGTTAGTTTATAGGAACCATCAGTTAAATAAAGATAATGATGTCGAACATCTAGGTGGTGCAAATGAATAATTTAATAATTATCCCCGTTATAGTTCCAATATTGCTTGGTATACTGGCATTTAAGACCGTTACTCAGTATCGTATTACAATAAGCGGATTAATCACATTAATATTGATGATGTGTTATATGCTGGTACAAACTGTAACGTCTCCAATCATTTTGAACCTAGGTGGTCACAAAATGCCATATGGTATACAGCTCTATGGAGATTTTGTAAGTTTGATGCTGACACTAGTATCAACGATTGTAGTTACAGCTGTATTATTCTATCAATCTTTAAATCACTCGTTGCAGCAAAAGGTACCTTTTATATTGTTTATATTAGCGGGTATTAATGGTTCGTATTTAACAGCTGACATCTTTAATTTGTTTGTAATGTTTGAAGTGATGCTATTAGCCTCATTTATATTGATTGTAATAGAGAAGAAGAGCGTTCAATTTAAAGCAAGTATTATATATGTGATATTGAACTTAATAGGTTCCTGGATTTTTCTCATTGCAATCGGAATATTATATCGAAGCTATGGTACATTAAGTTTTGCTCATTTAGCTGAACGTATGAATGAAGTCGGATATATACAGGAACACCTTATAATTATCATATTATTTTTAATCGTCTTCAGTTTAAAGTCGGCTTTACTTATCTTTATATGGTTACCTAGAACTTACAGTGTACTATCTTTTGAACTAGGTGCAATATTTGCAAGCTTATTAACAAAAGTCGGCGTATATGCCATTTATAGAATCATGACGATTGTTTTCGTACCCTATCAAGATATAATGCAGCAAGTGCTTCTTGCTATGTCTATGCTCACAATTATCAGTGGCATTTTTGGCGTAATAAAAAATACAGATATGAAGCTCATGTTCTGTTATCAAATCATTATTTCAATCGGTATATTATGTTATGGGATTGCAACGTTTACCTCAACTGGAATTACCGGCACAATTTTGTATATGACAAACGATATCCTTATTAAAGCGTGTTTGTTTTTAATTGGTGGATTAATCGTCGAGAGTTTAGGTGTAATCAATTTTACTCAAAATCACGGGCTTTCAAAGACGATAACGAAAACAACATATATATTTTTGTTTATCGTTTTTAGTGTGGGTGGTATGCCATTTACAGGAGGATTTCCTGGGAAATTGATGATTATTCAAGCAGCAATAGAACAAAAAATGTACATCTCAAGTGTAATGGTGGTAATCGGTACTTTTGCTGGTATGTACGCAATGATGAGGTTATTTATTCATCTCTTCTTTGGGGAGAATGAAATAACAAGTTTAAAAGATAGAAAATACAATAAAAAACTTGCTGTTATCGTCTTTTTACTATTTATATCGTTCTCGTTTGTTTTTACATCCGAAGTAATGATTGAACAAATTGGGCAAGTTCAGCAAGAAACTTACATTCAACATGCACAGAAAGCAGGTGAGTGATATACAAGTTTTATTAAATTTATTTATAGCCTTGATATGGGTATTAATGGTGGACGAAGATCAGATATATATTTCAACTTTCGTTAAAGGCTATTTGATTGGTATCGTTATTATTTATATAATGCATCGTTTTTTAGGAACGAAGTTCTATTTATTTAAAGTCATTTCTCTTATAAAGTTACTGTTGTTGTTCAACATTGAA
Above is a window of Macrococcoides canis DNA encoding:
- a CDS encoding DUF488 domain-containing protein gives rise to the protein MKIFTIGHSTYTTNEFLEMLKEANIDYLVDIRAFPYSKKHPQFNGDVLADALNQHNIEYQHIEQLGGRRGQSGEVGESLNAAWNNASFHNYADYTLEEDFKYGIENLLNIAEQYNVTIMCSERHPARCHRLIISNYLVAHEHDVTHIIRSNQSVTLEEHKLGQWGAMPIIEEDAEVVYPDLSDNK
- a CDS encoding M15 family metallopeptidase, with protein sequence MKPFIILSSASLIIISSLFPMHDVQAVTTKSCYISVSNKAVSRINNVPIANKKYAMSHKYNPGANKLMIKAYNKMKANAKRQGIILDIVGQPGAYGFRSYATQQYLYNNYVYTYGQAYANRISARPGTSEHQLGLAMDIKDGTNYGTLTTAFEYTKASNYLQKNAHKYGFIIRYLKGKENITGFMYEPWHIRYVGATHAKRIKANSVTLEEYFGIQGKKKLPSGKHKVRGIVCNY
- a CDS encoding basic amino acid/polyamine antiporter translates to MVIGAMIGGGAFNLISDMGAQAGGLAIIIGWIITGVGMITLALSFQNLTNVRADLDGGIYSYAKAGFGDYMGFNAAWGYWFSTLLGNVAYGTLLMTALGTFIPTFEGGHNVPSIVFASVILWGVLYLISKGVKNAAFVNTVVTIAKLVPIFAFIITLIAVFNFDTFMKGFYGMTAQGGKSFDFLDTMAQVKSTMVVTVWAFLGVEGAVVFSSRAKTRSDVGKATIIGLVSVLIIYILITILAQGVIVQNKIETLSNPSMAAVMEHIVGKWGSVFINIGLMISVMGAWLGWSLLAAEVPNLAAKDKIFPAWFGKDNKNGAPVNSAFVTFLIIQAFFITLLFTDKAYKFAFSLSSSAILLPYAFSAFYQLKYSMQHKLPAKQIIIGSIASIYSIGLVLAAGIEYLLLTMMLFFPGIFVYRLVQKKHSRAVTNVDKMIFVALGIFSVIGIYYLASGMSTVF
- a CDS encoding DoxX family protein gives rise to the protein MKIIIRMILGILFTFAGILHFLREPNFTKIIPSYIPFKKEITYITGVMEVIMGIYLCMKRPGDNAKKWINRFLLAVLPANVYMARKQLPLGDKQLSQPVLYGRLPLQFVLMKLIKWL
- a CDS encoding NADPH-dependent FMN reductase, encoding MKIVGISGNPYENSTNLKVLEKIGQELEVKGHTFEVIHEIKELPLFNPQTEYQEYYSVVNQMREKVKNADFLVIVSPEYMGGVPAILKNALEWMLSESTLMQKPTAFVIHSPIGKYAMEALNRHLSIMGATLTDEWQLLISYNKRIEREDGWFQDETINDEVKTLIQSISEYK
- a CDS encoding DUF1349 domain-containing protein, whose amino-acid sequence is MTLFNNLEWTREPNHYEISHETIKIMTEPHTDLWQRTYYGFRNDNAPVLQMTSDERFFSFTVKTQFNTKHRFDQCGIALYLNSDNWLKASIEYENKDFQRLGSVVTNDGYSDWASFDIDSSVKEMWYRLSRRESDYCIEYSEDGSRFKQMRICHLNQGDGEIRFGIYACSPEDSSFEAVFTNMEVGPCKWEQHV
- a CDS encoding rhodanese-like domain-containing protein; the protein is MFSFFKSVPSITTTELESLLQQKVNLIDVRTPAEFKAGHIRGAKNVPLPYVEDYKGQGPVYVICQSGMRSKRAAKVMKKNGIDVTNVRGGMSAWRGKRVQGKK
- a CDS encoding TIGR04053 family radical SAM/SPASM domain-containing protein, translating into MIDYNEKPFIVIWEVTRACELHCLHCRAEAQLNRNPYELSTEEGKALIDDIAKMDGPMLVFTGGDPLMRDDIFELSAYAVEKGVRVSMTPSATPNVTKENMERARDVGLARWAFSIDGHTKEIHDHFRGTEGSFDLTMRAIDYLKELKMPLQINTVISRYNIDYLEEMAEMVEALGCVLWSVFFLVPTGRGKTEDMVSPEEHERVFRFLNKLRKTASFGIKTTSAQHYRRVVLQEQIRDMKKKGTFDAIKYEDSLTTMDINTIDGLGRAPKGVNDGNGFVFVSHLGHVYPSGLLPVNCGNVRHQPLSEIYVDSPILQNLRNPDLFKGKCGMCEFRYVCGGSRSRAYAVTGDYMESEPYCVYQPKAWIRHKRSLQLKG
- a CDS encoding DUF1440 domain-containing protein; this translates as MNRTRLIATAVTAGFIGGMVKMGYENLLPPRTPEREKETPPETLLRQAGVPESIRNFTYTYSGQQLPLTTYIVHHSFSIGAAVPYALLKDKLPVLSLGKGSLYGTGVFVLFHELILPLTKTIPAPKDQPFEEHFSELLGHIVWMYTIDRILKSEMK
- a CDS encoding tyrosine-type recombinase/integrase, with protein sequence MNKSNPIKHLSDIEKFKSYFEHHERDWLLFSIGINIPVKTNTLLSLKPSELNREEDLYYFIVNEHTIYLSEEISDRLRAYIVEHAISDDEYIFKSTKTKRVLTRQQFHRILTDAKKDVHYSGVLGSQALKKTFAYQAYVQGVDIRQIQQICGHHTKAETYKFIDVNYEDARFIQLNL